From Salvia splendens isolate huo1 chromosome 16, SspV2, whole genome shotgun sequence, a single genomic window includes:
- the LOC121771769 gene encoding GDSL esterase/lipase At3g26430-like produces MELKVSTLHFLLIAQILNPSSVVGSNTCKFPAIFNFGDSNSDTGGFSAAFGQVPPPNGETFFHAPAGRNSDGRLIIDFIAQSLRLPYLSAFLDSVGSNFSHGANYATAAATIRPQNLSLFSGGYSPISLDVQLVEYSDFVTRSQVVREKGFFRSLLPEKGYFARALYTFDIGQNDITAAYDLGLTTEEVKAQVPDMIGQFSSAIKKIYSLGGRTFWIHNTAPLGCLTYVIDAQAATTPEVDRYGCLIPFNEASQHFNVKLHKAVLQLREELPLAAITYVDIYSAKYALISQAKKLGFEDPFQVCCGYGGKYNYNRFSRCGDKTVVNGTEVVLAKSCKDPSVWINWDGVHFTEAANKWIFDQITNGSFSDPPVSVQSACNRSS; encoded by the exons ATGGAGTTAAAGGTTTCCACACTGCATTTCCTGCTCATAGCTCAGATACTAAACCCAAGCTCAGTTGTTGGCTCAAACACCTGCAAATTCCCAGCCATCTTCAACTTTGGCGACTCGAATTCTGACACCGGTGGCTTCTCTGCAGCATTTGGCCAAGTTCCTCCTCCCAATGGGGAGACATTCTTCCACGCCCCAGCCGGCCGCAACAGCGATGGCCGTCTCATCATCGATTTTATAG CTCAGAGCCTAAGACTGCCTTATCTCAGCGCTTTTCTTGATTCTGTTGGCTCAAACTTCAGCCATGGAGCTAACTATGCAACTGCTGCTGCAACCATAAGGCCTCAAAACTTATCCCTTTTCAGCGGAGGGTACAGCCCGATCTCCCTCGATGTGCAGCTGGTCGAGTACTCGGATTTCGTGACAAGATCACAAGTTGTTAGAGAAAAAG GGTTCTTCCGCAGCTTGCTGCCCGAGAAGGGTTACTTCGCCCGGGCTTTGTACACGTTCGACATAGGCCAGAACGACATAACCGCTGCCTATGATCTCGGCTTGACCACAGAGGAAGTCAAGGCACAAGTTCCTGATATGATAGGACAGTTCTCCTCTGCCATTAAG AAAATATATAGTTTAGGTGGGAGAACATTTTGGATACACAACACAGCACCATTAGGTTGTTTGACCTACGTTATTGATGCTCAAGCAGCTACTACACCGGAGGTTGATAGATATGGTTGTTTGATCCCTTTCAACGAGGCTTCGCAGCATTTCAACGTGAAACTGCACAAAGCTGTATTGCAGCTGAGGGAGGAGCTCCCTCTTGCTGCAATCACATATGTTGATATCTACTCAGCCAAGTATGCTCTCATCAGCCAGGCAAAGAAACTAG GATTTGAGGATCCATTCCAAGTCTGCTGTGGCTATGGAGGGAAGTACAACTACAACAGATTTTCTAGGTGTGGGGACAAGACTGTTGTGAACGGGACAGAGGTCGTTCTCGCCAAGTCGTGCAAGGATCCATCTGTTTGGATCAATTGGGACGGGGTTCACTTCACGGAGGCAGCCAATAAGTGGATCTTTGATCAGATTACAAATGGCTCGTTTTCAGATCCTCCAGTTTCTGTTCAATCCGCGTGCAACAGAAGCAGCTGA
- the LOC121770060 gene encoding sufE-like protein 2, chloroplastic isoform X1, whose product MGSFTARTHLSTSPPFFFTNPPKTNFMDAGTSHNPPISRFPLNPTSKNPTFPLSCAAIDHYTKVQPSSSVSEKLQRLGLEFRSLPVPIDRVRRLLQYAEILPPFDEAWRVEENRVKGCATQVWLEAAMDGNGAMRFRIDSDSEITKGFCSCLIWVLDGAAAEEVLSVRADDLVAMNVGLPSKGNSRVNAWNNVLMSMQRRTEVLVEERGTECVPSFISCNQIQTHQVMIHERERDMLVKIFLTEAELIREREIRRSHY is encoded by the exons ATGGGATCTTTCACAGCAAGAACACACCTTTCTACATCTCCTccattcttcttcacaaacCCACCAAAAACAAATTTCATGGACGCAGGCACCTCACACAATCCCCCAATTTCAAGATTTCCCTTAAATCCCACGTCGAAAAATCCAACCTTTCCGCTCTCCTGCGCCGCAATCGATCATTACACCAAGGTACAACCCTCCTCAAGCGTGTCGGAGAAGTTGCAGAGATTAGGCCTCGAGTTCCGATCTCTACCGGTGCCGATCGACAGAGTAAGAAGACTGCTGCAATACGCCGAGATTCTGCCCCCATTCGATGAAGCTTGGAGGGTTGAAGAGAATCGGGTGAAGGGGTGCGCGACCCAGGTTTGGCTGGAGGCGGCCATGGATGGGAACGGGGCGATGAGGTTTCGAATCGACAGTGATTCAGAGATTACGAAAGGGTTCTGCTCTTGCCTGATTTGGGTGCTGGACGGCGCTGCGGCGGAGGAGGTGTTGAGCGTGAGGGCGGATGATTTGGTGGCGATGAACGTGGGGCTGCCTAGTAAGGGGAATTCGAGGGTGAATGCGTGGAATAATGTGTTGATGAGTATGCAGAGGAGGACTGAGGTTTTGGTTGAGGAGAGGGGGACAGAATGTGTTCCTTCTTTTATTTCTTGTAATCAAATTCAAACTCATCAG GTGATGATTCatgagagggagagagataTGCTTGTGAAGATCTTTTTGACTGAGGCCGAActcattagagagagagagattagaAGATCCCATTACTAA
- the LOC121771768 gene encoding eukaryotic translation initiation factor 4B2-like, whose protein sequence is MSKSPWGLGAWAAEAEREDAEQREAEEKAAAAAAAAPVASFPSLKEGVSTAKQKKKKTKMSLQEFRVMPSHGRGLTPEEMLRLPTGPKERSAEEMQYGRLGGGFSNYGSRPGSSGPNSGRREFEGRRSYGFEDDGRRGPPQQSRVSEFDQPSRADEVDNWASMKKQTILPDHDSRESRAGGKYTSLGGSSGGASRADEVDNWASMKKPVSQPQQARSSSFGSGFSRPETDRWTRNESFGSGFSKPESDRWGDRSEQNPSLSLSSLKIEDGDAVKVNKPNPFGAARPREEVLAEKGLDWKKLDLEVAEKKHSVSGGSRPTSSHSTGLESPQVSGSEAPPALGGAGEAIVRQKPKVNPFGDAKPREVLLEQKGLDWKKIDLKLDRRVDRPETEEEKNLKEEIEQLKKELPQNTGEEEAGVQDQIHKKEQELELLVSQLDDKVRYSQRNFERQSPGAVRGAGFNDRPPSRTGLNEGRSGFCDRPPSAAGQYEEPRAGYQERPRSRPGAYEDSIAGFAERPPSRPGAHEDPQAGLHERPRSRQGAYQDTRSSYSQRASYADGAYQDPRALDGNERPHSRGSVNPWARPSDDRRYIQGSRGRGFSGGRDVNRSGSRW, encoded by the exons ATGTCGAAATCGCCATGGGGACTCGGCGCCTGGGCCGCCGAGGCCGAGAGGGAGGACGCCGAGCAGCGCGAGGCTGAGGAGAaggccgccgccgccgcggcgGCGGCGCCCGTGGCCAGCTTCCCTAGCCTGAAGGAAGGTGTGAGCACCGCcaagcagaagaagaagaagaccaaAATGTCACTCCAGGAATTTAGGGTTATGCCTTCTCACGGCCGCGGACTGACGCCGGAGGAAATGCTCCGCCTCCCCACGGGGCCCAAGGAGCGCTCGGCGGAGGAAATGCAGTACGGCAGATTGGGCGGCGGCTTTTCCAATTACGGCTCCAGACCCGGCTCCAGCGGGCCTAATTCGGGTCGGAGGGAGTTTGAGGGCCGGAGATCTTACGGATTTGAGGATGATGGGCGGAGGGGGCCTCCGCAGCAATCTAGGGTTTCGGAATTCGATCAGCCTTCGCGAGCTGATGAGGTCGATAATTGGGCGTCGATGAAGAAGCAAACGATCCTACCCGATCACGATTCGCGTGAATCCCGGGCTGGGGGTAAGTACACCTCACTCGGGGGAAGCAGCGGCGGAGCATCGCGCGCCGATGAAGTGGACAATTGGGCGTCTATGAAGAAGCCTGTTTCACAGCCCCAGCAGGCGAGAAGTTCGAGCTTTGGCTCGGGCTTTTCGAGGCCCGAGACTGATCGTTGGACCCGTAATGAGAGCTTCGGGTCCGGATTCTCAAAGCCTGAATCCGACCGGTGGGGGGATCGGAGTGAGCAAAATCCGAGCTTGAGTTTGAGTTCACTTAAAATTGAGGATGGGGACGCGGTGAAGGTTAACAAGCCGAATCCGTTTGGGGCGGCCAGGccgagggaggaagtgctggcTGAGAAAGGGTTGGATTGGAAGAAGCTGGACTTGGAGGTTGCAGAGAAAAAACACTCGGTTAGTGGTGGGAGTAGGCCTACAAGTTCTCACTCGACTGGTCTGGAGTCTCCGCAGGTGAGCGGGTCAGAGGCACCTCCTGCATTGGGTGGAGCTGGTGAAGCTATAGTGAGACAGAAACCTAAAGTAAATCCGTTTGGGGATGCTAAGCCTAGAGAAGTTCTGCTGGAGCAGAAGGGCTTGgattggaagaagattgatctTAAGCTGGACAGACGTGTGGACAG GCCTGAgacagaagaagagaagaatTTGAAGGAAGAAATTGAGCAACTGAAAAAGGAATTGCCACAAAACACTGGTGAAGAAGAAGCTGGCGTGCAAGATCAAATACATAAAAAGGAGCAGGAGTTGGAACTTCTGGTCTCTCAGTTGGATGACAAAGTTCGCTATAGTCAGAGAAATTTCGAGAGGCAAAGCCCCGGGGCAGTTCGGGGTGCTGGATTTAATGATAGACCTCCTTCTCGAACCGGACTTAATGAGGGCAGATCCGGATTTTGTGACCGACCTCCTTCTGCCGCTGGACAATATGAGGAACCTAGAGCAGGCTATCAAGAGAGACCTCGATCTCGTCCAGGTGCATATGAGGATTCAATAGCTGGCTTTGCTGAGAGACCTCCTTCTCGACCTGGGGCACATGAAGATCCCCAGGCTGGGTTACATGAAAGACCCCGTTCGAGGCAGGGAGCCTATCAAGATACCAGATCTTCCTATTCTCAGAGAGCTTCTTATGCAGATGGAGCATATCAAGATCCCAGAGCTCTAGATGGCAATGAGAGGCCTCATTCGCGTGGCTCTGTGAATCCATGGGCGAGACCAAGTGATGACAGAAGATATATTCAAGGAAGTAGAGGCAGAGGATTTTCAGGTGGTAGAGATGTCAACAG GTCAGGGTCGAGGTGGTGA
- the LOC121772605 gene encoding GDSL esterase/lipase At3g26430-like, with protein sequence MEFKVYSLLLIFLLLPNSVLGSNKCNFPAIFNFGDSNSDTGGFSAAFRQAPPPYGETFFHAPAGRWSDGRLIIDFIAESLGLPYLSAFLDSVGSNFSHGANFATYASTIRPQNLSLSAGGYSPISLDVQQVEFSGFMTRSQAVREKGLSLDSLLEKDHFSRALYTFDIGQNDLTAGLDLNLTLEEIKAQVPDMIGQYSSVIKEIYRLGGRSFWIHNTAPLGCFAYVLDALADTTPEVDRYGCLIPYNQISQFFNVKLYEAVVLLREEIPLAAVTYVDMYSAKYAIISQAKELGFEDPFRACCGYGGDYNYSRYARCGSKAVVNGTEVVVAKSCKDPSAWISWDGIHFTEAASKWIFDQIADGSFSDPPVSLESACSRSN encoded by the exons ATGGAGTTTAAGGTGTATTCTCTGCTTCTGATATTTCTTCTTCTGCCAAACTCAGTTCTTGGCTCAAACAAGTGCAACTTTCCAGCCATTTTCAACTTTGGCGACTCGAATTCAGACACTGGTGGCTTCTCAGCTGCATTCCGTCAAGCTCCTCCTCCCTATGGAGAAACGTTCTTCCATGCCCCTGCTGGCCGTTGGAGCGACGGCCGTCTCATCATAGATTTTATAG CTGAGAGTTTGGGATTGCCTTATCTCAGTGCTTTTCTTGATTCTGTGGGCTCAAACTTCAGCCATGGGGCCAACTTTGCAACTTATGCATCAACCATTAGGCCTCAGAACTTGTCCCTTTCCGCGGGAGGCTACAGCCCGATCTCCCTTGACGTGCAGCAAGTCGAGTTCTCTGGTTTCATGACAAGATCACAAGCTGTTAGAGAAAAAG GGCTATCCCTCGACTCTCTCCTGGAGAAGGACCACTTCTCCCGAGCATTGTACACGTTCGACATAGGCCAGAACGACCTCACTGCCGGCTTGGATCTCAACTTGACCTTGGAAGAAATCAAGGCACAAGTTCCTGATATGATAGGACAGTACTCCTCTGTGATTAAG GAAATATACAGGTTAGGAGGGAGATCATTCTGGATACACAACACAGCACCATTAGGCTGTTTTGCATATGTTCTTGATGCTCTAGCTGACACTACACCAGAGGTTGACAGATACGGCTGCTTGATCCCATACAACCAGATTTCACAGTTTTTCAACGTGAAACTATACGAAGCCGTGGTGCTTCTGAGGGAGGAAATCCCTCTGGCTGCAGTCACATATGTTGACATGTACTCAGCCAAGTATGCTATCATCAGTCAGGCAAAGGAGCTAG GATTTGAGGATCCATTCCGAGCATGCTGTGGGTACGGAGGGGATTACAACTACAGCCGGTATGCTAGGTGCGGGAGCAAGGCTGTTGTGAACGGGACAGAGGTGGTGGTGGCTAAGTCGTGCAAGGATCCGTCTGCTTGGATCAGTTGGGATGGGATCCACTTCACCGAGGCGGCTAGCAAGTGGATCTTTGATCAGATTGCGGATGGCTCGTTTTCAGACCCTCCGGTTTCACTTGAATCCGCGTGCAGCAGAAGCAACTGA
- the LOC121770060 gene encoding sufE-like protein 2, chloroplastic isoform X2, with the protein MGSFTARTHLSTSPPFFFTNPPKTNFMDAGTSHNPPISRFPLNPTSKNPTFPLSCAAIDHYTKVQPSSSVSEKLQRLGLEFRSLPVPIDRVRRLLQYAEILPPFDEAWRVEENRVKGCATQVWLEAAMDGNGAMRFRIDSDSEITKGFCSCLIWVLDGAAAEEVLSVRADDLVAMNVGLPSKGNSRVNAWNNVLMSMQRRTEVLVEERGTECVPSFISCNQIQTHQVKR; encoded by the exons ATGGGATCTTTCACAGCAAGAACACACCTTTCTACATCTCCTccattcttcttcacaaacCCACCAAAAACAAATTTCATGGACGCAGGCACCTCACACAATCCCCCAATTTCAAGATTTCCCTTAAATCCCACGTCGAAAAATCCAACCTTTCCGCTCTCCTGCGCCGCAATCGATCATTACACCAAGGTACAACCCTCCTCAAGCGTGTCGGAGAAGTTGCAGAGATTAGGCCTCGAGTTCCGATCTCTACCGGTGCCGATCGACAGAGTAAGAAGACTGCTGCAATACGCCGAGATTCTGCCCCCATTCGATGAAGCTTGGAGGGTTGAAGAGAATCGGGTGAAGGGGTGCGCGACCCAGGTTTGGCTGGAGGCGGCCATGGATGGGAACGGGGCGATGAGGTTTCGAATCGACAGTGATTCAGAGATTACGAAAGGGTTCTGCTCTTGCCTGATTTGGGTGCTGGACGGCGCTGCGGCGGAGGAGGTGTTGAGCGTGAGGGCGGATGATTTGGTGGCGATGAACGTGGGGCTGCCTAGTAAGGGGAATTCGAGGGTGAATGCGTGGAATAATGTGTTGATGAGTATGCAGAGGAGGACTGAGGTTTTGGTTGAGGAGAGGGGGACAGAATGTGTTCCTTCTTTTATTTCTTGTAATCAAATTCAAACTCATCAG GTGAAAAGGtaa